The following are encoded together in the Blastocatellia bacterium genome:
- the glmS gene encoding glutamine--fructose-6-phosphate transaminase (isomerizing): protein MCGIVGYVGNKNVVDVILDGLKRLEYRGYDSAGIAVVENSKLELRRASGKLRNLEEIIRLHPIHGTYGVGHTRWATHGRPTEENAHPHRDCSGRIVVVHNGIIENYLTLKRSLQQEDHQFVTETDTEVVAHLIEKHLRQAPNLETAVREVAVQLKGIFAIVVMSADDPDKVIALRQGPPVVIGLGNNEYFIASDIPAILYHTRDIFFLGDGEMAVLRRDGVVTTDFEGNPVTPIRQRITWDPIMAEKGGFKHFMLKEIYEQPRAVRETIQNRVSIESGKIYLDEMQITDQDFRNITSIKIAACGTSWHAAHIGKYMIEELARVPVEVDYASEFRYRNPLLDEKTLLIVITQSGETADTLAALRQAKENNCYILAICNVQGSMVTREAHGTILTHAGPEIGVASTKAFTSQMTALYLFALYLAQVRGNLTPEQARKHISSLNEIPIKIEALLSQDDLMEDLAKEFQRASNFLYLGRGINFPVALEGALKLKEVSYIHAEGYPAGEMKHGPNALIDGQLPVVFIAPKEVGNSASELRYEKTISNIIEVKAREGRVLAIITEGDTEVAEVADRVVYVPATSDLLSPILAIVPLQLLAYHIAVRRGCDVDQPRNLAKSVTVE, encoded by the coding sequence ATGTGTGGTATTGTTGGCTATGTAGGCAATAAAAATGTTGTTGATGTAATTTTGGATGGGCTAAAACGCTTAGAATATCGGGGCTATGATTCTGCTGGCATTGCTGTAGTAGAAAACTCTAAGCTAGAACTTAGAAGAGCATCAGGAAAACTACGAAACTTAGAAGAAATCATTCGCCTTCATCCAATACATGGCACATATGGCGTAGGACATACACGTTGGGCCACACATGGCCGACCAACAGAGGAAAACGCCCATCCACACCGCGATTGCAGCGGACGCATTGTAGTAGTTCATAATGGAATTATTGAAAATTATTTAACCCTAAAAAGAAGTCTCCAACAAGAAGACCATCAATTTGTTACTGAAACTGACACAGAAGTAGTAGCACACCTTATTGAAAAACACCTCCGTCAAGCTCCTAATTTAGAAACTGCCGTCCGTGAGGTTGCTGTCCAATTAAAAGGAATTTTTGCAATTGTTGTAATGTCAGCCGACGACCCAGATAAAGTTATAGCTCTTCGTCAAGGCCCTCCTGTAGTAATTGGCTTAGGTAATAATGAATATTTTATTGCTTCTGATATTCCTGCAATCCTCTATCACACAAGAGATATTTTCTTCCTAGGTGATGGTGAAATGGCTGTGCTTAGGCGTGATGGAGTAGTCACAACAGACTTTGAAGGTAATCCTGTTACTCCTATTCGCCAACGTATTACTTGGGATCCAATTATGGCGGAAAAAGGCGGCTTTAAGCACTTTATGCTTAAAGAAATTTATGAACAACCCCGCGCCGTTAGAGAAACTATCCAAAATCGAGTCTCCATTGAATCAGGAAAAATTTATTTAGATGAAATGCAGATTACAGATCAAGACTTCCGTAATATCACTAGCATAAAAATTGCTGCTTGTGGTACTAGTTGGCATGCTGCTCATATTGGTAAATATATGATTGAGGAACTAGCCCGCGTTCCTGTTGAAGTAGATTATGCTAGCGAGTTTCGATATAGAAATCCATTGCTAGATGAAAAAACTCTTCTTATAGTTATTACTCAGTCTGGGGAAACTGCTGACACTTTAGCCGCACTTCGTCAAGCAAAAGAAAATAATTGTTATATTCTTGCTATTTGTAATGTTCAAGGGTCAATGGTGACTAGAGAAGCTCATGGAACAATTTTAACTCATGCTGGCCCGGAAATCGGCGTAGCTTCGACTAAGGCTTTTACTTCACAAATGACCGCACTCTATCTTTTTGCTCTTTACTTAGCTCAAGTTCGCGGCAATCTCACACCTGAACAAGCCCGCAAACATATTTCTAGCTTAAATGAAATTCCTATCAAAATAGAAGCTTTACTTAGCCAAGATGATTTAATGGAAGATTTAGCTAAAGAATTTCAACGCGCCAGCAACTTTCTTTATCTTGGACGAGGAATTAATTTTCCTGTAGCTTTAGAAGGCGCGCTTAAATTAAAAGAAGTTAGCTACATCCATGCAGAAGGCTATCCAGCAGGAGAAATGAAACACGGGCCCAATGCTTTGATAGATGGTCAACTGCCAGTAGTTTTTATTGCTCCTAAAGAAGTAGGTAATAGTGCTTCAGAATTACGATATGAAAAAACTATCTCTAATATAATAGAAGTAAAAGCGCGTGAAGGTCGTGTGCTAGCAATTATTACAGAAGGTGACACAGAAGTTGCTGAAGTTGCTGATCGTGTTGTTTATGTTCCTGCTACTTCAGATTTACTTTCCCCAATACTTGCTATTGTCCCTTTGCAACTACTTGCTTATCATATTGCTGTAAGGCGAGGATGCGACGTTGACCAACCAAGAAATTTAGCAAAATCTGTTACAGTAGAATAA
- a CDS encoding ATP-dependent Clp protease ATP-binding subunit, which produces MQKETKESKDNKPTQKRIKLNPNLKSSRAQEFEDKLMSRIVGQDRAVRRIANLYQIHLAGLANPGRPVGTMLFLGPTGSGKTRVVEAAAEVLYNDPNAVIKIDCAEFQHSHEIAKLIGSPPGYLGHRETSPMLTQENLDRYHTDKDQISFVLFDEIEKASDALWQLLLGILDKATLTLGDNRKVDFSKAMIFMTSNLGAKEMSELISGSIGFAPARGRAGEESDVDQKIYRTASEAAKRKFSPEFMNRIDKVVVFRSLKEHHLQRILELELKAVQDRIMKGTAQKFIFQCSVESKKFLLEEGIDLKYGARHLKRAIERFIVYPLSNLVATEQVKLGDLVLVELEGDSDNLDFYKESGGALVHPSAGDYAEQLGLEGDGNTALAARPKAASASNKSSEHDS; this is translated from the coding sequence ATGCAAAAAGAAACTAAAGAGTCTAAAGACAATAAACCTACTCAAAAAAGGATAAAACTTAATCCTAATCTTAAAAGCTCCCGCGCCCAGGAATTTGAAGATAAATTAATGTCTCGTATTGTTGGCCAGGATCGTGCCGTCAGGCGAATTGCTAATCTTTATCAAATTCACTTAGCAGGACTTGCTAATCCTGGACGACCTGTTGGAACAATGTTATTTCTTGGCCCTACAGGATCAGGAAAAACTCGTGTAGTCGAAGCCGCCGCAGAAGTGCTTTATAATGACCCAAATGCAGTAATAAAAATAGATTGTGCTGAATTTCAACATAGCCATGAAATTGCTAAGTTGATTGGTTCGCCCCCTGGTTATTTAGGACATCGTGAAACCTCTCCTATGCTTACCCAAGAAAATTTGGATCGTTATCATACTGATAAAGACCAAATTAGCTTTGTCCTCTTTGATGAAATAGAAAAAGCGTCTGATGCTCTTTGGCAACTTCTCTTAGGCATTTTAGATAAAGCTACTTTAACTTTAGGTGATAACCGTAAGGTAGATTTCTCTAAAGCTATGATTTTTATGACCTCCAACCTTGGAGCAAAAGAAATGTCTGAGTTAATTTCTGGTTCTATAGGTTTTGCACCTGCACGAGGCAGAGCCGGCGAGGAAAGCGATGTAGACCAAAAAATCTATCGCACTGCTTCAGAAGCTGCAAAACGCAAGTTCTCCCCTGAGTTTATGAACCGAATTGACAAAGTAGTAGTTTTCCGATCATTAAAAGAGCATCATTTACAAAGAATCCTAGAATTAGAATTAAAAGCCGTTCAAGACCGCATAATGAAAGGGACTGCACAAAAATTTATCTTTCAATGTTCTGTGGAATCAAAGAAATTTTTACTTGAAGAAGGAATAGATCTTAAATATGGCGCACGCCACTTAAAACGCGCAATTGAAAGGTTTATTGTTTATCCATTGTCTAACTTAGTTGCTACAGAGCAAGTTAAACTAGGCGATTTAGTTTTAGTAGAATTAGAAGGTGATAGCGACAATTTAGATTTTTATAAAGAATCTGGAGGCGCGTTAGTTCATCCTAGTGCAGGTGATTACGCAGAGCAGTTAGGTTTAGAAGGAGATGGAAATACAGCTTTAGCTGCTCGTCCTAAAGCTGCTTCAGCTAGCAATAAATCCAGTGAACATGACTCTTAG
- a CDS encoding hydantoinase/oxoprolinase family protein has translation MQVLVGIDTGGTFTDFVAWSKEKLLTFKLPSTPNNPATAILAGLKQIHEKFQATSYQVVHGTTVATNTLLERKGAKTALITTSGFEDVLEIGRQARPEIYNFSVTRSQPLVPSKLRFGVKERINKNGDVLAPLDESQLDEILLQCQKNKVESVAICLLFSFVNPTHERKIAEKFAPIFPTSLSSVILPEYREYERTATVVINSYLSPKVGNYLSSLNNSLSTVVQGQAISLRVMQSSGGVVSANLASREPVRTILSGPAGGVLGACLLANKAGFNKLITFDMGGTSTDVALIDGQPTTTNEAMIAGLPVSVPVLDIHTVGAGGGSVACLDSGGALKVGPESAGSVPGPVCYGQGEKLTVTDANLILGRFGEDSLLGGELKLDRARSLAAFEKFAAEITNKTGFQTTAISAALGVIAVANANMEQALRVVSIERGFDPQDFILVSFGGAGGLHIVELAQALKISKILIPPSPGALSALGVLQADVAKDYSRTVMLKQLDLDRAEEIFTELKSIAQNDLEQEGFTIEQIKFSRAAAIRYQGQSFELDILWSKQMLANFHRAHEKRYGYADPTRKIEIVSLKLRATGQTQKVPVKQHRANTKKVNAKFFSTVYFSSKPTKTPVYERSELGVGTELVGPLIILEYSSTTLIPINFNLKVDEFSNLIVFRSEN, from the coding sequence ATGCAAGTTTTAGTTGGTATTGATACAGGTGGCACATTTACAGACTTTGTTGCTTGGTCTAAAGAAAAATTACTTACTTTTAAACTTCCCTCCACACCAAATAACCCTGCAACCGCTATACTTGCGGGGTTAAAACAAATTCATGAAAAATTCCAAGCTACTAGCTATCAAGTTGTACATGGAACAACTGTAGCAACAAACACTTTGCTAGAGCGCAAAGGCGCGAAAACTGCACTTATCACAACATCAGGTTTTGAAGATGTATTGGAAATAGGCCGTCAGGCCCGCCCAGAAATTTATAATTTTAGTGTTACTCGTAGCCAACCGCTTGTCCCTTCAAAACTTCGCTTTGGAGTAAAAGAACGTATTAACAAAAATGGCGATGTTTTAGCCCCATTGGATGAATCTCAACTAGATGAAATTTTGCTTCAATGTCAAAAAAATAAGGTAGAGTCCGTTGCTATATGTCTATTGTTCTCTTTTGTTAACCCTACTCATGAAAGAAAAATAGCGGAAAAGTTTGCTCCCATTTTCCCTACGTCTTTATCCAGCGTTATTTTGCCAGAATATAGAGAATATGAACGTACTGCTACAGTAGTAATTAACTCTTATCTAAGCCCAAAGGTAGGAAACTATTTATCATCATTAAATAATAGCTTATCAACAGTTGTTCAAGGCCAAGCTATATCATTAAGAGTAATGCAATCTAGCGGTGGGGTAGTTTCTGCTAATTTAGCTAGCCGCGAGCCGGTGCGAACAATTCTTTCTGGCCCAGCAGGTGGCGTTTTAGGTGCTTGTTTACTGGCTAACAAGGCTGGTTTTAACAAACTCATCACTTTTGATATGGGTGGAACTTCTACAGATGTTGCGCTAATTGATGGTCAGCCAACAACAACTAATGAGGCGATGATTGCAGGTTTACCTGTTTCTGTTCCTGTTTTAGATATTCATACGGTTGGCGCGGGTGGTGGCTCAGTTGCTTGTTTAGACAGCGGTGGAGCATTAAAAGTAGGCCCGGAAAGTGCTGGAAGCGTCCCTGGGCCAGTTTGCTATGGTCAAGGTGAAAAACTAACTGTTACAGATGCAAATCTAATTTTAGGGCGTTTTGGAGAAGATAGTTTGCTAGGTGGAGAACTTAAGTTAGATAGAGCGCGAAGTTTAGCTGCTTTTGAAAAATTTGCTGCTGAAATTACAAATAAAACAGGGTTTCAAACTACAGCTATTTCTGCTGCACTAGGTGTAATTGCTGTAGCAAATGCCAACATGGAACAAGCTTTAAGAGTAGTATCAATTGAACGAGGTTTTGACCCACAAGACTTTATTTTAGTTAGTTTTGGCGGTGCTGGCGGATTGCATATTGTAGAACTTGCCCAAGCTCTAAAAATTTCTAAGATCTTGATTCCTCCTTCGCCCGGCGCACTTTCTGCTTTAGGCGTACTTCAAGCCGATGTAGCTAAAGATTATTCTCGGACAGTAATGTTAAAACAGCTAGATTTAGACAGGGCAGAAGAAATATTTACCGAGCTTAAATCTATTGCTCAAAATGACTTAGAGCAAGAGGGTTTTACAATTGAACAAATAAAATTTTCTCGTGCTGCTGCAATTCGTTATCAGGGTCAATCATTTGAATTAGATATTCTATGGTCAAAGCAAATGTTAGCTAATTTTCATCGCGCACATGAAAAAAGATATGGTTATGCCGATCCAACGCGGAAAATAGAAATTGTTAGCTTAAAACTTAGAGCAACAGGACAAACTCAAAAAGTACCTGTTAAACAACATCGAGCAAATACAAAAAAGGTAAATGCTAAGTTTTTCTCCACAGTTTACTTTTCTTCTAAACCAACCAAAACCCCTGTTTATGAGCGTTCAGAACTTGGAGTTGGTACAGAATTAGTAGGGCCTCTAATTATACTAGAATATAGTTCTACAACATTAATACCTATAAATTTCAACTTAAAAGTAGATGAATTTTCAAATCTAATAGTTTTTCGTAGTGAAAACTAA
- a CDS encoding SDR family oxidoreductase gives MSSTNNERVALVTGGSLGIGYATASMLLKEGLKVVICSRRQSELDHAISELKEIGGDRITGKTCDVRQYSQVASLFQYVENTFGGLDILVNNAGVGLFASVADMTVEQWHTVIETNLNSLFYCCHEAIPKMRMRGGGYIFNIGSLAGRNAFPNASAYNASKFGLIGFSEALMQEIRYDNIRVSYILPGSVKTSFRGADPNDESANWKLMPEDVAQVVIDLLHHNPRSLPSCVEIRPSKPKK, from the coding sequence ATGTCTTCAACAAATAATGAACGTGTTGCACTAGTAACAGGCGGAAGTCTAGGTATCGGCTATGCTACTGCATCAATGCTACTAAAAGAAGGTCTAAAAGTAGTTATTTGCTCACGTAGACAATCAGAATTAGACCATGCCATTAGCGAGCTAAAAGAAATAGGTGGAGATCGCATTACTGGAAAGACTTGTGATGTACGCCAATATAGCCAAGTCGCTAGCCTCTTTCAATATGTTGAAAACACTTTTGGCGGACTAGATATTTTAGTTAACAATGCTGGTGTTGGCTTATTCGCAAGCGTAGCAGACATGACGGTTGAACAGTGGCACACAGTTATAGAAACTAACCTTAATAGCCTGTTTTATTGTTGTCATGAAGCAATCCCTAAAATGCGTATGCGTGGAGGCGGTTATATTTTTAATATTGGCAGTTTAGCGGGTAGAAATGCTTTCCCTAATGCCTCAGCTTATAATGCTTCTAAATTTGGCCTCATAGGATTTTCTGAAGCTCTAATGCAAGAAATTCGTTATGACAACATTCGTGTTAGCTATATTTTACCTGGAAGCGTAAAAACTTCTTTTCGTGGTGCAGACCCTAATGATGAATCAGCAAACTGGAAATTAATGCCTGAAGATGTTGCCCAAGTTGTTATTGACCTGCTACATCACAATCCGCGAAGTTTGCCCAGTTGCGTTGAAATTCGACCCTCAAAACCAAAGAAATAA
- a CDS encoding Uma2 family endonuclease — protein sequence MSKVLKTDQTIQTLQQKKTKEIIYPDSDGKRMADNTEQFDLIVVVKLGIELIFADDPNVFVAGDLLWYPVEGDNKTRLAPDTMVAFGRPKGRRGSYMQWKENNIAPQVVFEVLSPGNRAREMKKKLEFYEKYGVQEYYIIDPDRKKLKGYIRAGDQLSPIVQMNGWVSPKLKIKFEIKDKEIQLYRPDGKPFLDYLKMAKSIEEKELELEQEKIRTERQKARAEEGEARAEAEKLRAEAEATRAEEERLRAEAEKLRAEKLAEKLRLLGIDPDNL from the coding sequence ATGTCAAAAGTATTAAAAACTGATCAAACAATACAAACACTACAACAAAAGAAGACAAAAGAAATAATTTACCCAGATAGTGACGGTAAACGTATGGCAGATAATACAGAGCAGTTTGACTTAATAGTAGTTGTGAAGCTAGGAATAGAGCTAATTTTTGCTGATGACCCAAATGTATTTGTAGCGGGGGACTTACTTTGGTATCCAGTGGAAGGTGATAATAAGACTAGACTTGCTCCAGACACAATGGTTGCCTTTGGTCGTCCCAAAGGTCGCCGAGGCTCTTATATGCAGTGGAAAGAAAATAATATTGCCCCTCAAGTTGTTTTTGAAGTTCTCTCACCTGGCAACCGTGCTAGGGAAATGAAAAAGAAACTTGAATTTTATGAAAAATATGGAGTGCAAGAATACTACATTATTGACCCTGATAGAAAAAAACTTAAGGGTTATATTAGAGCAGGGGATCAATTATCTCCAATTGTTCAAATGAATGGTTGGGTTAGTCCTAAATTAAAAATAAAGTTTGAAATTAAAGACAAAGAAATTCAACTTTACCGGCCTGACGGCAAACCTTTTCTTGATTACTTAAAAATGGCTAAAAGTATTGAGGAAAAAGAATTGGAGTTAGAGCAGGAAAAAATACGAACTGAAAGACAAAAAGCCCGTGCTGAAGAAGGAGAAGCAAGAGCCGAAGCTGAAAAACTACGCGCTGAAGCCGAAGCAACACGCGCTGAAGAAGAAAGACTACGTGCCGAAGCC